From the Marinomonas sp. THO17 genome, one window contains:
- a CDS encoding SulP family inorganic anion transporter, which yields MIDSIKRDWFSNIKGDSLAGTVVALALIPEAIAFSIIAGVDPKVGLYASFCIAVVISFFGGRPGMISAATGAMALLMVTLVKEHGLQYLLAATLLTGVFQIIAGYLKLGSLMRFVSRSVVTGFVNALAILIFMAQLPELTNVTWHVYAMTAVGLGIIYLFPLIPVIGKAIPSPLVCIVLLTAFAMTYGLDIRTVGDMGELPDTLPVFLWPDVPLNLETLWIILPYSLGLAVVGLLESMMTATIVDEFTDTKSDKNRECKGQGVANITSGLLGGMAGCAMIGQSVINVKSGGRGRLSTFIAGFLLLIMVVFLDELIGQIPMAALVAVMIMVSIGTFSWESVINLKKHPLSTNIVMLATVSIVVYTHNLALGVFVGVLLAAMFFANKIGRFMAVKKEQGDHKAHRKYKVIGQVFFASSDQFNGSFDFKEAVEKVTIDLSDAHFWDITAVSALDKVVIKFRREGAEVELIGMNEASATVVDKFGVHNNPEEVEKLMGGH from the coding sequence ATGATCGATTCGATAAAACGAGATTGGTTCTCAAATATAAAAGGCGATTCACTCGCTGGGACAGTGGTTGCCTTGGCCCTCATACCTGAAGCCATAGCATTCTCTATCATAGCAGGAGTAGATCCTAAGGTTGGTCTATACGCTTCATTCTGTATTGCTGTGGTTATTTCGTTTTTCGGTGGTCGTCCAGGTATGATTTCTGCTGCCACGGGTGCCATGGCCCTACTCATGGTAACCCTAGTAAAGGAACATGGCTTGCAATACTTGCTCGCTGCCACTTTGCTAACGGGGGTGTTTCAGATTATTGCCGGATACCTGAAACTCGGTAGTTTAATGCGTTTCGTCTCACGCTCTGTGGTAACAGGCTTTGTAAATGCTTTGGCCATTCTCATTTTTATGGCCCAGTTACCTGAGCTGACCAATGTCACTTGGCATGTTTATGCGATGACAGCTGTCGGCTTGGGTATTATTTACTTGTTCCCACTCATTCCTGTTATCGGTAAAGCCATTCCATCACCACTTGTGTGTATCGTTTTGTTGACAGCCTTTGCTATGACATATGGCTTAGATATTCGCACGGTTGGTGACATGGGCGAACTACCAGATACCTTGCCTGTTTTCCTATGGCCAGATGTACCACTAAACCTAGAAACCTTGTGGATCATACTGCCCTACTCCCTTGGTCTTGCTGTGGTAGGCTTATTAGAATCCATGATGACAGCCACTATTGTCGATGAATTCACGGACACAAAAAGCGATAAAAACCGCGAATGTAAAGGCCAAGGCGTGGCCAATATCACTTCTGGTTTACTGGGTGGTATGGCAGGTTGTGCCATGATTGGTCAATCGGTTATCAATGTTAAATCCGGCGGTCGTGGTCGTCTTTCCACCTTTATCGCAGGCTTCTTACTCTTAATTATGGTGGTTTTCTTAGACGAGTTAATTGGTCAAATTCCAATGGCAGCCTTGGTTGCCGTCATGATCATGGTGTCCATTGGTACTTTCTCTTGGGAATCCGTTATCAATCTGAAAAAGCACCCTTTGTCGACTAATATTGTTATGCTGGCTACGGTATCTATTGTGGTCTATACACACAATTTGGCGCTGGGAGTATTTGTTGGTGTACTACTCGCAGCTATGTTCTTTGCCAATAAAATTGGTCGCTTTATGGCGGTTAAAAAAGAGCAAGGCGATCATAAAGCCCATCGTAAATACAAGGTAATTGGCCAAGTGTTTTTTGCTTCTTCAGATCAATTTAATGGATCATTTGATTTTAAAGAAGCCGTTGAAAAGGTTACGATTGATCTATCTGATGCGCATTTTTGGGACATCACTGCCGTATCGGCTCTGGACAAGGTAGTGATTAAATTCCGTCGAGAAGGCGCAGAAGTGGAATTAATCGGCATGAATGAAGCCAGTGCCACCGTGGTCGATAAATTTGGCGTTCACAACAATCCAGAAGAAGTTGAAAAACTCATGGGTGGGCACTAA
- a CDS encoding NfeD family protein, which translates to MSFFTDNLAQSLLVIGLILLVIEVAVLGFATFFLFFAGVAAIGTSVLLYLGVIQDTWLSSLMSTGVLTLVAALLLWRPLKAMQANVSSKKAQGDLVGHQFVLQDRVSATESPSYSYSGVKWQLVSPQTLEVGTRVEVTEAEVGVFHIKPVD; encoded by the coding sequence ATGAGTTTTTTCACCGATAATTTAGCTCAAAGCCTACTCGTTATAGGTTTGATTCTATTGGTGATTGAAGTCGCCGTGTTGGGCTTTGCTACCTTCTTTTTATTTTTTGCTGGCGTCGCAGCCATTGGAACGAGCGTACTCTTGTACTTGGGTGTTATACAAGATACTTGGCTTAGCTCATTAATGAGCACTGGTGTGTTGACACTGGTGGCCGCTTTGCTTTTGTGGCGACCATTGAAAGCCATGCAAGCCAATGTAAGCAGTAAAAAGGCGCAAGGGGATTTAGTCGGTCATCAGTTTGTACTGCAAGATAGGGTATCGGCTACTGAGTCACCCAGTTACTCTTATTCAGGGGTGAAATGGCAGCTGGTTAGTCCGCAGACTCTTGAAGTCGGAACACGAGTTGAAGTGACTGAAGCGGAAGTGGGTGTGTTTCACATCAAACCCGTTGACTGA
- a CDS encoding stomatin-like protein, with translation MEILLHYLLSVQFLVLILAVVLLKSSIKFVPQNRAFLIERFGKYQSTKEAGLNFIVPFVDRVAADRSLKEQAVDVPEQSAITKDNISLHVDGVLYFRVLDPYKATYGVDNYVFAVTQLAQTTMRSELGKMELDKTFEERDQLNTNIVSSINEAAGPWGIQVLRYEIKDIVPPHSVMEAMEAQMKAERVKRAQILESEGDRQAAINRAEGEKASVVLAAEADKEEQVLRAEGEAKAIVAVAEAQAEALRKVGEAAATDEGQKAIQLDLATKAIEAKRAIAKESSVVLLPDGATDASSLVAQATSIIQQMSKGN, from the coding sequence ATGGAAATTCTTCTTCATTATTTATTAAGCGTGCAATTTTTAGTTCTTATTCTGGCGGTTGTGCTGTTGAAGAGTTCGATAAAATTTGTGCCACAAAACCGCGCTTTTTTGATTGAGCGTTTTGGCAAATACCAATCGACAAAAGAAGCAGGCTTAAATTTCATTGTGCCATTTGTTGATCGTGTGGCTGCAGACCGTTCATTAAAAGAACAGGCTGTTGATGTTCCCGAGCAAAGTGCGATTACCAAGGATAATATTTCACTGCACGTGGACGGCGTTTTGTATTTTCGCGTTTTGGATCCATACAAAGCCACTTACGGTGTCGATAATTATGTCTTTGCGGTGACGCAATTGGCGCAAACGACCATGCGTTCAGAGTTGGGTAAAATGGAATTAGACAAAACCTTTGAAGAGCGTGATCAGTTGAATACCAACATAGTATCTTCCATTAATGAGGCTGCTGGTCCTTGGGGTATTCAGGTGTTACGTTACGAAATCAAAGACATCGTTCCGCCACATTCTGTGATGGAAGCCATGGAAGCGCAAATGAAGGCTGAGCGGGTTAAGCGTGCGCAGATTCTTGAATCTGAAGGTGATCGTCAAGCGGCGATTAACCGTGCGGAAGGTGAAAAGGCGTCTGTTGTTCTAGCGGCTGAGGCTGATAAAGAAGAGCAAGTTTTACGTGCCGAAGGTGAAGCCAAAGCCATTGTTGCAGTGGCAGAAGCACAAGCTGAAGCCTTGCGTAAAGTGGGTGAAGCGGCGGCGACAGATGAAGGCCAAAAAGCCATTCAATTGGATCTAGCAACCAAGGCCATTGAGGCAAAGCGTGCCATTGCTAAAGAATCTTCTGTGGTATTGTTGCCTGATGGTGCAACAGACGCTTCTTCCTTAGTTGCGCAAGCTACTAGCATTATTCAGCAAATGTCTAAAGGTAACTGA
- a CDS encoding universal stress protein, with translation MNNVIACIDGSSLSEHITAASVWAAKKLTCPLILLHSLEKEESRTEEDLSGSIGFGSREHLLEELVELDARRAKLALEHGKLILDKAKSFALSSGANQVSQLQRHGELTESLSELEEDTRLIVLGRYGSNHKMNAHTIGSHIEKVARSQHRPILITIGEFEAPQNFMIAYDGREAADNAITRIAKSPLLSGLPCHLVMAGEDTPERRGKLTQAQNILEKEGFQVTSSLLPGKIYPVLTQYREDHNIELMAMGAYAHSKVRQFFVGSNTSKMIIESTIPLLILR, from the coding sequence ATGAACAATGTCATCGCCTGTATTGATGGTTCATCTTTATCAGAACACATAACAGCCGCCTCAGTTTGGGCTGCTAAAAAATTAACCTGTCCCCTGATACTCCTGCACTCCTTGGAAAAAGAAGAAAGCCGGACAGAAGAAGATTTGTCCGGCTCCATCGGTTTTGGTAGCCGTGAACACCTATTAGAAGAACTGGTCGAATTGGATGCCAGACGCGCCAAACTGGCGTTAGAGCACGGTAAATTGATTCTCGACAAAGCGAAATCGTTTGCTCTGTCATCTGGAGCCAATCAGGTATCCCAGCTACAACGACATGGCGAACTGACTGAAAGCTTATCCGAGTTGGAAGAAGATACTCGCTTAATTGTACTTGGCCGATATGGCAGCAATCACAAAATGAATGCACACACCATTGGCTCTCACATTGAGAAAGTGGCCCGCAGCCAACACCGTCCAATTCTTATCACTATTGGAGAATTTGAAGCACCTCAAAATTTCATGATCGCATACGACGGTCGCGAGGCGGCTGATAATGCCATTACTCGTATTGCCAAAAGCCCTCTATTGTCAGGCTTACCTTGCCATTTGGTTATGGCAGGTGAAGACACACCTGAACGCAGAGGTAAACTCACACAAGCTCAAAACATACTAGAGAAGGAAGGCTTCCAAGTTACAAGCAGCCTATTACCGGGAAAAATCTACCCAGTTCTTACTCAGTATCGTGAGGATCACAATATCGAATTAATGGCGATGGGCGCTTACGCTCATTCCAAAGTGCGTCAATTTTTTGTCGGTAGCAATACCAGTAAAATGATCATTGAAAGCACTATCCCTTTACTCATCCTACGTTGA